The Rhinatrema bivittatum unplaced genomic scaffold, aRhiBiv1.1, whole genome shotgun sequence genome includes a window with the following:
- the LOC115082024 gene encoding olfactory receptor 52E4-like: protein MSAFNTTHYQPPFFILMGIPGLEAAHIWISIPFCTLYVTAVIGNSIIIFIIKTDASLHRPMYFLLSMLSGTDIALPTCVIPKMLGAFWFDSREIYFDACLMQMYFAHSFVVVESGILISMAFDRYVAVCNPLRYTSILTNALLAKLAFLVIFRSMLYVLPFPFLTKRLPFCNSNVIAHTYCEHMSVARLACADITANAVYGMSIALCGVFLDLLFIALSYALILKAVVRLSSKEARAKAFSTCTAHVCVIAVFYTPFLFTVILQRVGHTLSPSVHIIVANLYFLLPPIVNPVVYGVNTKQIRDRILKIFHLGR from the coding sequence ATGTCAGCCTTCAATACCACCCACTACCAGCCTCCATTCTTCATCCTGATGGGTATCCCGGGGCTGGAAGCTGCGCACATCTGGATCTCCATCCCATTCTGTACTCTGTATGTCACAGCGGTTATAGGAAACTCTATCATCATCTTTATTATCAAGACAGACGCCAGCCTCCACCGGCCCATGTACTTCCTCCTGTCCATGCTGTCCGGGACTGACATAGCTTTACCTACCTGTGTAATACCTAAAATGCTGGGTGCGTTCTGGTTTGATTCTAGGGAAATCTATTTTGATGCTTGTCTGATGCAGATGTAttttgctcattcttttgtggtggtGGAATCCGGCATTCTGATATCAATGGCTTTTGATCGCTATGTTGCCGTGTGCAACCCCTTAAGATACACCTCCATCCTGACAAATGCGCTCTTAGCCAAACTAGCATTCCTAGTTATCTTCAGAAGTATGCTGTACGTTCTCCCATTTCCCTTCCTGACTAAAAGGCTGCCATTCTGCAACAGCAACGTCATTGCTCACACGTACTGCGAGCACATGTCCGTGGCAAGGCTGGCCTGTGCCGATATAACGGCCAACGCTGTGTATGGGATGAGCATTGCTCTGTGTGGGGTCTTTTTAGATTTGCTGTTTATTGCTTTATCTTATGCTCTGATACTTAAGGCCGTCGTAAGGCTTTCATCCAAGGAAGCGCGAGCGAAAGCTTTCAGCACCTGCACCGCCCACGTGTGTGTAATTGCCGTGTTTTACACCCCATTTCTGTTCACTGTTATCTTACAGCGGGTCGGCCATACACTCTCTCCCTCTGTTCACATCATTGTGGCCAACCTCTACTTCCTTCTTCCACCCATCGTAAATCCCGTGGTGTATGGGGTGAACACAAAACAGATCCGGGACAGGATACTGAAAATATTCCATTTGGGACGGTGA